In Candidatus Atribacteria bacterium, one DNA window encodes the following:
- a CDS encoding class I SAM-dependent methyltransferase, whose amino-acid sequence MVQIKNESEILKKVRNVQKEIEVFYLLRILPKVFTKTVHQTRHFKEWFSAPMNYVRMIELPLTITLMDLEKESRILDISSPKLLSLYLGTNGFVNITISDVENYFVGDFKIYSKEFGFSPQIETFDATNIPFADRSFDRVFSVSVLEHVPDNGDVELAKEVARILKPNGIFVVTFPASVVYSEEWLKNRNFYWSSKVREDGRVFFQRRYDERFIKKHFADIGFEIDDIIYIAEKPIEEPKLNENGRLLYNVYYLEEFISIKILKKLQSIFRLPLLPYLAYCYLSYRYHYLTRNCNDKNIRQAAVKFVRR is encoded by the coding sequence GTGGTACAAATAAAGAACGAAAGCGAGATTTTGAAAAAAGTCCGTAATGTACAGAAAGAAATTGAAGTTTTCTATCTTTTGCGAATATTGCCGAAAGTATTTACCAAAACAGTTCATCAAACTAGACATTTCAAGGAATGGTTTAGTGCGCCTATGAATTATGTGAGAATGATTGAGTTACCTCTTACAATAACCTTAATGGATTTGGAGAAAGAATCCAGAATACTGGATATATCAAGCCCCAAATTGCTGTCGTTATACTTGGGTACTAACGGTTTTGTAAATATAACAATATCCGATGTTGAAAATTATTTTGTAGGGGATTTTAAGATATATTCAAAAGAGTTTGGATTTTCACCACAGATTGAAACTTTTGATGCTACTAATATTCCTTTTGCCGATAGATCTTTTGACCGTGTTTTTTCTGTGTCAGTGTTAGAACATGTGCCTGATAATGGAGACGTGGAACTTGCTAAAGAAGTAGCTCGCATTCTTAAACCTAATGGTATTTTTGTTGTTACCTTCCCAGCCAGTGTGGTATATAGCGAGGAGTGGCTAAAGAATCGGAATTTTTATTGGTCAAGCAAAGTTCGAGAGGATGGACGAGTTTTTTTTCAAAGGAGGTATGATGAGCGATTTATAAAAAAGCATTTCGCGGATATAGGATTCGAAATCGATGATATTATTTATATAGCGGAAAAGCCTATTGAAGAGCCAAAACTGAATGAAAATGGAAGACTTCTTTATAATGTTTACTATTTAGAAGAATTTATATCAATAAAAATATTAAAGAAGTTACAGTCTATATTTCGATTACCACTACTACCGTACCTTGCATATTGTTATCTTTCTTATAGATATCATTATTTAACAAGGAATTGCAACGATAAGAATATAAGACAAGCGGCAGTGAAATTCGTAAGGAGGTAG